CTGCGGGTCAGGGCTTTGCATTTAGTAGCGATTCACCACTATATAACGCCTTAGACAGTCTTTATTTCTTTTCAACTCAAGACAAAATTACGCCACAAAACATTAGTGCAGGTATGAGTGATGGGATTGCTAAGGTATTAAAAGCCGGAGTGTTTGCCAAATTACCAGCCAAAGCTCAGCAGCAAGCAGTAACCTTTGAAGGGGATCATGCTGTTACTTTGTCTGATACCGGTGCCAAAACCAAACATACGGAAGAGTGGCATTGCTATGGCTCTTTACCTATGACGGTAGTGGTCGATAATAAAGGCATGACCATCGATGGTACATTGACCGAATATAAATATTCAGGTGGCTGCAAAGTGACTAATCCGAAGGTGTTTTCCTATAACTTCGCACATGCACATATTGATGCTAACTTCGTCGTTGATTCCGGAACCATTACCGACCTAACTACTCATACGAGCCTTAAACCGAATCAAATTCTACTTTCCGCCATTGAAAGCGATATCCAAAGCCAGTTTGGTACGGCGTGGCTTGAGCAGTGGAAGGCTGGCGCTCAGAGCGCAGGTAAAGATTTCTTAAAGCTTGAAAATGGCCGCATTAAATACAACCAAATTCCAGCTGGCATGGTGGACTTTAACACCCTAAATCAATCGAAACTGCTTGCTGGTACTGTATTTGGTAGTCAGCCTGGTGGCGCTCCTGCAAGTCCTAAGTGGTGTCGAATCGTCAATATACCGCAGGGATTAGACCTTAATAGCCAAAAACAGCAGACGATTATTGCATCTAACTGCGCACGTTCAGTGAAGCGTTATTGTGAAGGGCATGGTTCAGGCTTCCCTGCGGGAATGCAATCGGCGGCCTCTCCTGTTGCTTGGGGTGAGCGTGAATATAACTACGCAATGGATAATACCGTACTGCAACAGCAGAAAAATCAGATAGGGCACTTTGAACAGCATGGTCAAACTCAAAATGCATTTACTACTGGCTCTGCACCATTTAGCGGGGCGCTTAAAGCGGTATACGGTTACTCTACTGTTAAAGATGCAAACCCTAGCAGTACCACCTTTAATAATGCTGGAGCTAACAGCTTTGCAGGGCATGCAGGGCATTGCCAGAATGAAATGGCAAGTTGGGTAAATTCGACTGGGTTATCATTCAAAATGGTTACAGCAAACGGTGGAACAGGGATTGACTTCTTGACTCAGAACTTCTCAAAGTAACGATAAGAACTGAGACGTTTGCTTAAATAATGTAACGTTAATGAGCACCAATATAAGGGTATGCATCTAGATGATGCATACCCTTTTTTATTGATTTAATTAGATAGAGTTACAACTAGAAACCCACCACTCAAAAAGTAAAAGTAATATTCACAATATGAGTAACTTCGTTATTTTTCTTTTTAAATCAATAATATAAGTCGTTTATATGGAAGGGGTGTTGTGAATTATAATTCGCAGTGGTGAAATACTATGCGCATCGATATGTTACAATGTATCGCAAATAGAGGTAAGAAGTTTTATGACCAATCAATTAAGGCGTAGTGATTACTATGCTAAGTATCTAATATCTATGTCAGCCCTTGCGCGTGTCGGCTTTTCAAGCTTGATACTACTTGTTTTATGGCTTGGCATCCGTTGGGCGGTCTCTCTGCCATGATATCAGTTACTAATTTAGTTGTTGGCTACCAAAATAACCCTATCCCTTACACGATATCTGGTGATATTAAGAAAGGGGATCTGACCGCTATTATTGGCCCCAATGGGGTTGGAAAAACCACATTGCTAAAGACATTGTGTAGCCTTATTCCGTCGATATCGGGTGAGATCGATTGGAAGAACGAATGCCAAAGAGATATTGCTTGGTTGCCCCAACATTCTAATATTGATAGGGACTTTCCTATCAACGTATTCGAAGTTGTTTCTATGGGATGTTGGCCGCGTAAGAGCATTATGGGAAGGTTATCTAAAAAAGATATAGCACGAGTCTATTTCGCTTTAGAGCAGACGGGAATTACAGACCTAGCAAAGAAAAGCATTAGTCTTTTATCTGGCGGTCAGTTTCAACGCATGCTGTTTGCGCGAATGTTGGTGCAAGATGCCTCGATAATGCTGATGGATGAACCATTTACAGGTATTGACCAAGAAACTCAGAAAATATTACTGCAACTTATTGTTGAACTCCATCAACAAGGAAAAACTATCGCCGCAGTACTGCATGATAAAGACTTGGTAGATCATTATTTTTCAAACATTATTCAATTTGAAACTAATAAGGTTAGTTTTTATAAGAATAAAAATTTAGGCAAGGTTATCGGGTAATAATGTCTATTCATATATTTGATGCATATCTCCAATTTGGCTTTATGCGACGCTCGTTATTAGCTTGCATAATACTATCATTTAGCTTGCCACCTTTAGGTATTTTCCTACTGTTAAGACGCATGAGTTTGGTTGGTGATGCGTTGTCGCATGCTGTATTACCAGGCGTTGCAATAGGGTACTTAGTTTCTGGTATGTCCTTGCTTTCTATGGGATTAGGTGGTTTTTTTGCAGGGCTGTTTATTGCCTTAGCCTCTAGTTGGATCAGTAGCAGGGCTAAGCTAAATGAGGATTCAACCTTTGCAGGTCTATATCTTGGTTCTCTAGCGTTAGGGGTTGTTTTAGTCTCTTTGCGTAAGAACAGCATTGACCTTATCCACTTATTATTTGGTTCGTTATTAGCCGTCGACAATAGCGCACTCATATTTATTGGTGTAGTGGTGACTATTACACTTTTAATACTCGCTGTTTTTTACCGCGCAATTGTATATGAGTCATTTAACGCCAGTTTTTTCTCTATTTACTCTAGTCGCTATTCAATGTGGATACATGCATTGTTTATGGGGTTAGTGGTATTAAACCTTATTGCCGGATTTCAAGTGCTAGGCACCTTGATGTCGGTTGGTTTGATGATGTTGCCCGCAATATCATCTCGATGCTGGACGGATAGATTACCTAGCATGATTGGGATATCGATTACATTCGGGGTTATTAGCTCATTGCTTGGCTTGGCCTGGTCGTGGTATCAGTCAATTCCAGCAGGGCCCGCAATAATATTAGTTGCAACACTTATTTTTCTACTGTCTATTTTCTTTGGAAGTAAAAAGGGAATATTTAGACAATAACTTTATTTAGGATGACATTATGAAAGCCCTTAAATTAGCCGGTGTGACGTTTGCGTTAGTATCAAGTAGTGCCGCTATGGCTGGCACTGTAAATGCTGTAGCTAGCTTCTCTATTTTAGGCGATATTGTGCAGCAAGTTGGTGGTGAGCACGTTCAAGTAACGACACTCATTGCCCCAGGAAGTGATGCGCACGCTTTTTCTCCTACGCCGCAAGACAGCGTTACCCTTAATAAAGCAGATGTAGTATTTGTGAG
Above is a genomic segment from Vibrio gallicus containing:
- a CDS encoding metal ABC transporter ATP-binding protein; protein product: MISVTNLVVGYQNNPIPYTISGDIKKGDLTAIIGPNGVGKTTLLKTLCSLIPSISGEIDWKNECQRDIAWLPQHSNIDRDFPINVFEVVSMGCWPRKSIMGRLSKKDIARVYFALEQTGITDLAKKSISLLSGGQFQRMLFARMLVQDASIMLMDEPFTGIDQETQKILLQLIVELHQQGKTIAAVLHDKDLVDHYFSNIIQFETNKVSFYKNKNLGKVIG
- a CDS encoding metal ABC transporter permease — protein: MSIHIFDAYLQFGFMRRSLLACIILSFSLPPLGIFLLLRRMSLVGDALSHAVLPGVAIGYLVSGMSLLSMGLGGFFAGLFIALASSWISSRAKLNEDSTFAGLYLGSLALGVVLVSLRKNSIDLIHLLFGSLLAVDNSALIFIGVVVTITLLILAVFYRAIVYESFNASFFSIYSSRYSMWIHALFMGLVVLNLIAGFQVLGTLMSVGLMMLPAISSRCWTDRLPSMIGISITFGVISSLLGLAWSWYQSIPAGPAIILVATLIFLLSIFFGSKKGIFRQ